A window from Theobroma cacao cultivar B97-61/B2 chromosome 3, Criollo_cocoa_genome_V2, whole genome shotgun sequence encodes these proteins:
- the LOC18605361 gene encoding E3 ubiquitin protein ligase RIN2 isoform X2 — protein sequence MGVSYLAISAVSTALSFVGLQLWTEFSLDKLQTDGLISENIIHTENVNRALELLLGSYATVALLAIFVLNVFILLILSLKTVFFGELYPSETRKLVERLINYVIYKGTFLPLVIPPTIFQAGLWSIWLTVICCLKMFQALARDRLERLNASPSATPWAYFRVFSVFLFVISVNFFWIWLSFVIYRTLNSSMFLLLFFEPLSIAFETMQAILVHGFQLLEISLHSVGNSADCQRAKHFDLSAAGSFWEWKGILIRNLGFFLDMATLLMALGHYVLIWWLHGMAFHLVDAVLFLNIRALLSAIVKRIKGFIKLRMALGALHAALPDATSEEIRAYEDECAICREPMAKAKKLHCNHLFHLACLRSWLDQGLNEVYSCPTCRKPLFLGRPENEANSRTGEALTDEQLARQINSGLDRQNVPGHTLPAGVFPNQMQNPVDGSPWRTAGLDSGWLHSWPNQSVDGAGPSTGIRSVGLGRVHMMMRHLASVGETYAQTALEDTAWSLWPMNPSQAAASTSSVPPNVGGRYPGNAGSLHMRTASRTANDNIANILAMAETVREVLPHVPDELIFQDLQRTNSVTVTVNNLLQM from the exons ATGGGTGTGAGCTACTTGGCAATCTCAGCAGTGTCTACAGCTTTAAGCTTTGTAGGTCTTCAACTGTGGACAGAATTTTCACTTGATAAACTTCAAACTGATGGGTTAATTAGTGAGAATATTATTCATACGGAAAATGTCAACCGTGCACTTGAGCTTCTTTTGGGTTCTTATGCCACAGTGGCTCTACTGGCAATTTTTGTGCTCAATGTATTTATTCTACTCATCCTTTCTCTAAAG ACTGTATTCTTTGGTGAGTTATACCCTTCAGAAACTCGGAAATTAGTAGAACGTCTTATCAACTATGTTATCTACAAG GGGACCTTTCTACCATTAGTTATTCCACCAACAATATTCCAAGCAGGTCTTTGGTCAATCTGGTTGACAGTTATATGTTGTCTGAAG ATGTTTCAAGCTTTGGCCAGGGATCGACTTGAGCGATTGAATGCATCTCCTTCTGCTACACCGTGGGCATACTTTCGTGTCTTTTCAGTGTTTCTCTTCGTCATTTCTGTCAATTTCTTTTG GATATGGCTGAGCTTTGTGATATACAGAACACTGAATTCATCTATGTTTCTGCTGTTGTTTTTTGAGCCTCTCAGTATTGCTTTTGAGACCATGCAG GCTATTTTGGTTCATGGGTTTCAGCTGCTTGAAATATCACTCCATTCAGTGGGAAACAGTGCAGATTGCCAAAGAgcaaaacattttgatttaTCAGCTGCAG GTTCATTTTGGGAATGGAAGGGAATTCTTATTCGCAATCTAGGCTTCTTCCTTGACATGGCGACACTGTTAATGGCACTCGGTCATTATGTGCTTATTTGGTGGCTCCATGGCATGGCATTCCATCTTGTGGATGCAGTTCTTTTCTTGAATATACGT GCCTTGCTAAGTGCAATTGTGAAGCGTATAAAGGGATTCATTAAATTAAGAATGGCTTTAGGGGCTCTTCACGCAGCACTTCCTGATGCAACATCTGAAGAGATACGGGCATATGAAGATGAATGTGCCATATGTAGG GAACCTATGGCCAAGGCTAAAAAGCTTCATTGTAATCACCTTTTTCATCTTGCTTGCTTGAGATCTTG GTTGGACCAAGGTTTAAATGAAGTTTACTCCTGTCCCACATGTAGAAAGCCACTTTTTCTGGGCAGACCTGAAAATGAGGCGAATTCTCGCACAGGAGAAGCACTAACTGATGAGCAGTTGGCCCGTCAGATAAATTCTGGACTTGATCGGCAAAATGTACCTGGTCATACCTTACCTGCAGGAGTATTCCCAAATCAAATGCAGAACCCTGTAGATGGCAGCCCTTGGAG GACTGCGGGACTGGATTCAGGCTGGTTACATTCCTGGCCAAACCAAAGTGTTGATGGAGCTGGTCCTTCTACCGGTATCAGATCAGTTGGACTTGGGAGAGTTCATATGATGATGAGGCATCTTGCATCTGTTGGAGAAACTTACGCCCAGACTGCTCTTGAAGATACTGCTTGGAGCCTTTGGCCCATGAACCCATCTCAGGCTGCTGCATCTACTTCATCGGTTCCTCCAAATGTTGGTGGAAGATACCCTGGAAATGCTGGTAGTTTACATATGAGGACTGCCTCACGCACAGCAAATGACAACATAGCAAATATACTTGCCATGGCTGAGACTGTTCGAGAGGTTTTGCCACATGTCCCAGATGAGTTAATTTTTCAG GACTTGCAGAGAACAAATTCTGTTACCGTTACTGTGAATAATCTTCTCCAAATGTGA
- the LOC18605365 gene encoding BAG family molecular chaperone regulator 7: MSRFRRIDILEPYSSPLFVKKTSIFAPKPLAFPSFFEEEDDLTFALDVLNPFPCFSPIEIYDSVTDLVQIEKTPSFCSYKRIQRRVEPEFSIQTLCDRVTALESKFDRLVNARKSGGERKYTWTTEIKGPVEKKYKWIAEIKDGKKKEAEKEKKYKWTAEIEGKGIDGPISRKYTFTASTGDAGEFSKLEKKQKNEKKAHKKDKKGENDTRIVEIEEPSDHGAVVLRQAFARRAGVIRNNRGKKKELSPQDAALMIQVTFRAYLIRRSQALRALRELAVAKSKLKEIRAYFNNFSYRRRVAQDAEERQRFSEKIIVLLLTVDAIEGADLMVRAAKKSMVDELEAMLDVVDPQPPGKSLSMRRRTFDMPDSVIQKEIAEGVAQVVQMFESEENAAAV; the protein is encoded by the exons ATGAGCCGTTTCAGGAGAATCGATATCCTCGAGCCTTACTCTTCACCTCTCTTCGTTAAGAAAACCTCCATTTTCGCTCCCAAGCCCTTAGCTTTTCCCTCATTTTTCGAAGAAGAGGATGATCTTACCTTCGCTCTCGACGTATTGAATCCTTTCCCTTGCTTTAGCCCCATCGAAATCTACGACAGCGTCACCGATCTGGTCCAAATCGAGAAAACGCCGTCCTTTTGCTCGTACAAGAGGATCCAACGCCGAGTCGAGCCTGAGTTTTCTATACAAACCTTGTGCGACCGAGTTACCGCATTGGAGTCCAAATTCGACCGTCTCGTTAACGCGAGAAAGAGCGGTGGGGAGAGGAAGTACACGTGGACGACGGAGATCAAGGGACCGGTAGAGAAGAAGTACAAATGGATAGCGGAGATCAAAGAcgggaagaaaaaagaagcggagaaagagaagaagtaTAAATGGACGGCTGAGATTGAAGGAAAGGGAATCGATGGGCCGATCTCGAGGAAATACACGTTTACAGCATCGACGGGTGATGCAGGTGAGTTTAGCAAATTagagaaaaagcaaaagaatgAGAAGAAGGCTCATAAAAAGGACAAGAAAGGAGAGAATGACACGCGTATAGTGGAGATTGAAGAGCCGTCTGATCATGGCGCTGTCGTGTTGAGACAG GCTTTTGCCAGAAGAGCTGGTGTTATTAGAAATAACAGGGGCAAGAAGAAGGAATTGTCTCCTCAAGATGCTGCATTGATGATCCAAGTAACATTCAGAGCTTATCTGATCCGTAGATCACAGGCCCTTCGTGCCCTTAGGGAATTGGCAGTTGCCAAGTCTAAACTGAAAGAGATCAGAGCATATTTTAATAACTTCTCCTACCGTCGTCGGGTAGCCCAGGATGCAGAAGAACGTCAAAGGTTCTCTGAGAAAATCATTGTCCTGCTGCTTACTGTTGATGCCATTGAG GGGGCTGATCTAATGGTACGAGCTGCGAAGAAGTCAATGGTAGACGAGCTGGAAGCAATGCTTGATGTGGTGGATCCTCAGCCCCCTGGGAAATCACTTTCGATGAGGAGGAGGACATTTGACATGCCAGATAGTGTCATCCAGAAGGAAATTGCTGAGGGTGTGGCACAGGTTGTTCAAATGTTTGAGAGTGAAGAGAACGCTGCTGCTGTTTGa
- the LOC18605361 gene encoding E3 ubiquitin protein ligase RIN2 isoform X1, whose protein sequence is MGVSYLAISAVSTALSFVGLQLWTEFSLDKLQTDGLISENIIHTENVNRALELLLGSYATVALLAIFVLNVFILLILSLKTVFFGELYPSETRKLVERLINYVIYKGTFLPLVIPPTIFQAGLWSIWLTVICCLKMFQALARDRLERLNASPSATPWAYFRVFSVFLFVISVNFFWIWLSFVIYRTLNSSMFLLLFFEPLSIAFETMQAILVHGFQLLEISLHSVGNSADCQRAKHFDLSAAGSFWEWKGILIRNLGFFLDMATLLMALGHYVLIWWLHGMAFHLVDAVLFLNIRVNICALLSAIVKRIKGFIKLRMALGALHAALPDATSEEIRAYEDECAICREPMAKAKKLHCNHLFHLACLRSWLDQGLNEVYSCPTCRKPLFLGRPENEANSRTGEALTDEQLARQINSGLDRQNVPGHTLPAGVFPNQMQNPVDGSPWRTAGLDSGWLHSWPNQSVDGAGPSTGIRSVGLGRVHMMMRHLASVGETYAQTALEDTAWSLWPMNPSQAAASTSSVPPNVGGRYPGNAGSLHMRTASRTANDNIANILAMAETVREVLPHVPDELIFQDLQRTNSVTVTVNNLLQM, encoded by the exons ATGGGTGTGAGCTACTTGGCAATCTCAGCAGTGTCTACAGCTTTAAGCTTTGTAGGTCTTCAACTGTGGACAGAATTTTCACTTGATAAACTTCAAACTGATGGGTTAATTAGTGAGAATATTATTCATACGGAAAATGTCAACCGTGCACTTGAGCTTCTTTTGGGTTCTTATGCCACAGTGGCTCTACTGGCAATTTTTGTGCTCAATGTATTTATTCTACTCATCCTTTCTCTAAAG ACTGTATTCTTTGGTGAGTTATACCCTTCAGAAACTCGGAAATTAGTAGAACGTCTTATCAACTATGTTATCTACAAG GGGACCTTTCTACCATTAGTTATTCCACCAACAATATTCCAAGCAGGTCTTTGGTCAATCTGGTTGACAGTTATATGTTGTCTGAAG ATGTTTCAAGCTTTGGCCAGGGATCGACTTGAGCGATTGAATGCATCTCCTTCTGCTACACCGTGGGCATACTTTCGTGTCTTTTCAGTGTTTCTCTTCGTCATTTCTGTCAATTTCTTTTG GATATGGCTGAGCTTTGTGATATACAGAACACTGAATTCATCTATGTTTCTGCTGTTGTTTTTTGAGCCTCTCAGTATTGCTTTTGAGACCATGCAG GCTATTTTGGTTCATGGGTTTCAGCTGCTTGAAATATCACTCCATTCAGTGGGAAACAGTGCAGATTGCCAAAGAgcaaaacattttgatttaTCAGCTGCAG GTTCATTTTGGGAATGGAAGGGAATTCTTATTCGCAATCTAGGCTTCTTCCTTGACATGGCGACACTGTTAATGGCACTCGGTCATTATGTGCTTATTTGGTGGCTCCATGGCATGGCATTCCATCTTGTGGATGCAGTTCTTTTCTTGAATATACGTGTAAATATTTGT GCCTTGCTAAGTGCAATTGTGAAGCGTATAAAGGGATTCATTAAATTAAGAATGGCTTTAGGGGCTCTTCACGCAGCACTTCCTGATGCAACATCTGAAGAGATACGGGCATATGAAGATGAATGTGCCATATGTAGG GAACCTATGGCCAAGGCTAAAAAGCTTCATTGTAATCACCTTTTTCATCTTGCTTGCTTGAGATCTTG GTTGGACCAAGGTTTAAATGAAGTTTACTCCTGTCCCACATGTAGAAAGCCACTTTTTCTGGGCAGACCTGAAAATGAGGCGAATTCTCGCACAGGAGAAGCACTAACTGATGAGCAGTTGGCCCGTCAGATAAATTCTGGACTTGATCGGCAAAATGTACCTGGTCATACCTTACCTGCAGGAGTATTCCCAAATCAAATGCAGAACCCTGTAGATGGCAGCCCTTGGAG GACTGCGGGACTGGATTCAGGCTGGTTACATTCCTGGCCAAACCAAAGTGTTGATGGAGCTGGTCCTTCTACCGGTATCAGATCAGTTGGACTTGGGAGAGTTCATATGATGATGAGGCATCTTGCATCTGTTGGAGAAACTTACGCCCAGACTGCTCTTGAAGATACTGCTTGGAGCCTTTGGCCCATGAACCCATCTCAGGCTGCTGCATCTACTTCATCGGTTCCTCCAAATGTTGGTGGAAGATACCCTGGAAATGCTGGTAGTTTACATATGAGGACTGCCTCACGCACAGCAAATGACAACATAGCAAATATACTTGCCATGGCTGAGACTGTTCGAGAGGTTTTGCCACATGTCCCAGATGAGTTAATTTTTCAG GACTTGCAGAGAACAAATTCTGTTACCGTTACTGTGAATAATCTTCTCCAAATGTGA
- the LOC108661178 gene encoding copper transport protein ATX1-like has product MQPPIKFVVLKMYMHCEGCANDIKRSIGRMKGILNVEPDMKKSTVTVRGNFDPPKLVEAIAKQFGKYAEIVAEGPTDKANGTGKQGKEEEIMFHYPPQYSLQHIYPTQIFSDENILSCSIM; this is encoded by the exons ATGCAGCCTCCGATTAAATTTGTTGTACTTAAAATGTACATGCACTGTGAAGGCTGTGCAAATGATATTAAGAGAAGTATAGGAAGAATGAAAG GAATCTTAAATGTTGAACCGGATATGAAGAAGTCGACTGTGACTGTTAGGGGAAATTTTGATCCACCAAAACTTGTTGAAGCCATCGCCAAACAATTTGGAAAGTATGCAGAAATCGTCGCTGAGGGACCCACCGACAAGGCAAATGGAACGGGCAAGCAAGGCAAAGAAGAAGAGATCATGTTCCATTATCCTCCACAATATTCCCTACAACATATTTATCCCACTCAAATTTTTAGTGATGAAAATATTCTCTCATGCTCCATAATGTAA